From Candidatus Woesearchaeota archaeon, one genomic window encodes:
- a CDS encoding type II toxin-antitoxin system VapC family toxin — protein sequence MTALLDSWCWIEYFNGTDAGKKIAEYIDSDKSLFISVINLVEVYRYALSKKSEKDADMIVSMMMSRCFILPVEAKTALNAAKLNWEKKWGLGDSLIYITAKVHNVQLVSGDSHFKNQENIIYIEK from the coding sequence TTGACCGCTTTGCTTGATTCATGGTGCTGGATCGAATACTTCAACGGAACAGATGCAGGAAAAAAGATAGCTGAATATATTGATTCAGACAAAAGCCTGTTTATCAGCGTTATAAATCTTGTAGAAGTGTACAGGTATGCTTTATCCAAGAAAAGCGAAAAAGATGCCGATATGATTGTTTCTATGATGATGTCGAGATGCTTTATACTGCCGGTAGAGGCTAAAACAGCCCTCAATGCAGCTAAATTAAACTGGGAGAAAAAATGGGGATTAGGGGATTCTTTAATTTACATAACTGCAAAAGTCCACAATGTGCAATTAGTATCGGGCGACTCACATTTCAAAAACCAGGAAAACATAATTTATATCGAAAAATAA
- a CDS encoding helix-turn-helix domain-containing protein has product MYINKSTAKILQLFTGHITESFSLREAARRLKMHVSLAHRAIQPLIDAKIVEQDKHKTLSLNYRIHHETLAFAEYLRRDDFLHRFKDVKLFADEIIKKIEQDSFVLLVFGSSIKSNKPRDIDILLIVDSTDKIEFHERFLHNIASNYGSPFEERVLGFESVYEMLAKRDEKNVMNDILNKHIILYGAELFYRLIQRGRL; this is encoded by the coding sequence ATGTATATCAATAAATCTACAGCTAAAATATTACAATTATTTACTGGTCATATAACTGAGTCATTTAGTCTTAGGGAAGCAGCAAGAAGATTAAAGATGCATGTATCCCTTGCGCATCGAGCGATACAGCCATTAATAGATGCTAAGATTGTTGAGCAAGATAAGCATAAAACTCTTAGCCTAAATTACAGGATTCATCATGAAACTCTTGCTTTTGCTGAATATTTAAGAAGGGATGATTTTCTTCATAGATTCAAAGACGTTAAACTTTTTGCAGATGAAATTATTAAAAAAATCGAACAGGACAGTTTTGTTTTGCTTGTTTTTGGCTCATCAATTAAATCAAATAAACCAAGAGATATTGATATATTGCTAATTGTAGATAGCACTGATAAAATAGAATTCCATGAGAGATTCTTACACAACATTGCATCGAATTATGGCTCGCCATTTGAAGAGAGAGTTTTAGGATTTGAAAGTGTCTATGAAATGCTTGCTAAGCGTGATGAAAAAAATGTTATGAATGATATATTGAACAAGCACATAATTTTATATGGCGCAGAACTGTTTTACAGGCTGATTCAAAGGGGGAGGTTATAA
- a CDS encoding helix-turn-helix transcriptional regulator, whose protein sequence is MRSATGYCPRPLEIASAFLSKKWSISLIITIGNFGKLRFNDIERRLECITAKTLTDRLKELEKEQIVMRKVYSEIPPRVEYSLTKRGRRLMKALIPLIQWAENE, encoded by the coding sequence ATGCGTTCAGCTACAGGATATTGTCCTCGTCCTCTTGAAATTGCTTCTGCATTTTTGAGCAAAAAATGGAGCATCTCACTCATCATAACGATAGGTAATTTTGGGAAATTGAGATTCAATGACATCGAACGAAGACTTGAGTGCATAACTGCAAAAACACTTACGGACAGATTAAAAGAGTTGGAAAAAGAGCAAATTGTTATGAGAAAAGTCTATTCAGAAATTCCTCCAAGAGTTGAGTATTCTTTAACTAAAAGAGGAAGAAGATTAATGAAAGCACTAATTCCGCTGATTCAATGGGCTGAAAATGAATAG